ACTAATACCATATACTGTTATGTCCTTATCTTTAGGAATTTCAAATCTTCCTCTTATACTTTCTGGAACAGATTCTAGATGCATAGTGTATTCACCAACAGGAATATGTCGGTGAGCTCCCTTTCCATCTGTTGTATAGGTATAAACCTCGCCTGTTTTTTTATTTGTTAGCGTAATCACTACACCAATTTGTTCTACAGAATCATGAAGTCCTGTACGATTAGTAAGAGGTCTAAAAGTAAAACCTACACCAAAGTTTGATTCAGTTATTTCTGGTTTTGGCTGAGGGTTTGGATCGATTTCATCTAAAGTTAGTACATTCCATCCATTAGTATGACCCCATAATGATTTTGTTTTACTTGTATCCACTTTTTCCTTATATTCATCTGGAACAGATTTTACACTTACTGTATAATCACCATCAGGTAATTTGAAATCAGCCAAGCCGTCTTTAGTTTCAAGCTCAATTGTTTTATTAGTTTTATTGTTTGTAAAAACTAAGGTAGCTCCTGGTATATTGATAACTTTACCATCTTTTGACCTGTAATTAAGCTTATATTGGTAGTCATAAACTTTAGCTTCATTATCTGTAGGTTGGGCTGGAGCTTTTAGTGGCTCTGCATTTTTCTTTGGTGCTTCTGATGGTTTAGTAGTTTCTGTTGCTGAACTTTCAGTTTCTGCCTCCTCTGCATAGGCATATGATCCGCCTAAACTGATACAAGCTATCAAAGCTACTAATAATATTTTCTTACTATTTTTCATAATGCCTCCTCTTCGTTTTTTGATGACATTTATCCTTTATTAATTATACCTTTCGACCTGCTTTTGTCTATCTTATAAGACACTTTATAGTGTTAAGTTATGGGCAAATTTAGGATTCATAAAATCGCAAAATATGTCTTTTCTCTCAATTTCTAATAACTAGGGTATAATGCCCTAGAAAAGAAGGTATTAGCATATTATAAGTTACATAGAAATGAAAGGATATTATGACAAAATTAATTGCAGTAGATTTAGACGGGACCTTGCTTGATAAAAAAGCAAATATCAGCAAGGCCCACAAGGATATTTTGACAAGGGCTATGAAGGCTGGCCACAAGGTGGCAATCATTACCGGTAGGCACTTTTATGGGTCAAGTGATGTTGCAAAAGAGCTTGGTTTTGACAAGTACGGTGGGATTTTATCCTCATCTAACGGAGCCAATGTCTATGATTTTGGCAAAAAAGAAACTATCATCAACCACGATATAGATCAAAAACTAGCCAGGGAAATGATCGATTTTGGGACAAGTCTGGGTTTTGATTTTATGATCTATGAGGATGGCAAGATCATGGCGGAAAAAAAAGACGCCTACAGCATGGATTTTATCCTTGCCAAAAATAAGGTCGAGCTTTTTGTCGATGAAAACTTGCGTGAGAACATAGATTTTGGTCTAAACAAGATAGTTTTCGCCGCTGATCCAGAGGTCATGGATAAAAACTTTGAGACCTTTAGGGACAAATTTTCCGACTCCATAAACTCCATCCACTCCATGCCCCAGTTCATAGACGCCATGCCAAAGGGTATCCACAAGGGCAAGAGCCTCTTAGAGATAGCCGATTATTTTGGGATAAAAAGAGAAGACACTATAGCCTTTGGCGATGAGATGAACGATGATACCATGATAGAGGCCGCTGGCACGGGGGTAGCCATGGCAAATGCAAACCCAGAAATAAAAAAAATAGCAGATGAGATCTGCCCATCCAACCAAGAGGATGGTATAGCAATATTTTTAGAAAATAGATTGTTTGGTAAATAAAACTGGGACTTTCTTTTTTTAAATGATTCTGATCCAAGGAGAGATCTCTCGACTACGCTCGAGATAAGGGATGTAGCTGGCTATGAGGTAGTCTTTTCCCTACGTCATCCCGAAGCCTTGGCGAGAGATCTCATGAAGCTGGATTGTCTTTAATTTGTGAGATCCCTCACATGCGTTCGGGATGACGTGTGGTGGCGTTCGAGATGGCTGGTGTAGTTCGGGATGGCATTTCAGATACTACTAGAAGACTAGCACAACTCCCCCTTTTTTCGACCGAACAGACCTTCCCCTTTTTTCTATTGGAATTGTCACAGTGAACAAGCCCGTACGAATATCGCTTCTTCAAAGCTCTCCGTGCTGTCGCACTATTATTCGGCACAAACATGCCATTCAAGGCATATTTATGTGGCTCGGAGAGGACCCGTGCGGAGCACTCGCAGCGAAGCGAGAATAGAGAACTGATGAAATTCCTTAATCAAGGCTTTTCGAGACGAAGGCTCGCCTGAGTCCGAAAACTACTGTCGACCGAACGAAGCGGCAAGCCCGTCGGCACGTGGAGACTGGAGAAATCTCTTGACCTAGATTTTTAATTATTTTTATAAATTTCTAAATATAAAAAGACTCTGGATATTATTATTCCAAAGTCTTTTATTTATAAACCTCTCTCCTATGACCTAGCTCGAGAGCTAAAATCAAAAGCTTGTCATCTTCTATCAAACAAATCAGCCTATAAGGTCCGATCCTGTATCGCCAGTACCCTCTCTTGTCACCTACCAAGGCCTTTCCCAGCTTGCGTGGGTCGTCACAATATAGCAAATTCTTTTCTATATATGAAATTATTAGTTTTTGGACGGATTTATCCATCTTTTTTAGTTGTTTTAAAACTCTTTTGTGGTATTCGAACCTATAAACCGAGCTCATCTAATACCTCTTTATGACTGTAGGTCTCAGGGTTGTTCATATATTCCTCATAGGCCGCATCAGCCACCTTTAGATCATACTCATCTTCAAGCTTGTCCAAAATAGCGTCTTTGACAACTTTAGAAAAACTCTCTTGGGCAAAGTCAGCATATTCGCTAATAATCCTAGCTTCTTCTTTGCTAAACCTTATAGTTTTGACAACACTATCCATAAAAGCCCTCCTTTTTTGTAATACCATTGTATGCTCAATAGAAAAAAAATCAAGATTAGGTTATTTAATTCTGACCTTATTTCAAGATATCTCGACTTTGCTTACGCTCTGCTCGAGATAAAAGGGGGGGCTGAGGTCTCGCAACTCCGCTCGAGACAAGGGAAGGGGCTGAGATATCTCGACTTTGGTCTAGTCTGGTCTGGATTTGAGGGCTTCACTTAGGAATCATTGTGGAGTTTTCGCTCACGCTTAGAAAATTAGAAAATATTAGGATAAAAAAAAGCCCCTCGAGGCTTTTTTTTATTGAAATGATTTAGAAGCTTTTCTAATCATCACGGAATTTTGAAAAATACTAACTATATTTTAATACCATAACAAGTCCAGGACTAGCATGCCAATAATTACTATAGCTTACTTTTATATAGACCTATGAAGACTTGCCTTTTTTAGAATCTGATATGACAAAGGCTAGTTATCATCTATAGTATTTAATCTTCTTTTTTCTTTTTCTTTGTACCAAGAAGACCTGCTATGGATATGCCCATGGCTGTGATTACAGGAGTGACTGATCCTATACCAGTTTTTGGATTTGATGATTTCTTTTTGGATAGGTCATCAGAATCGCCAGAGTCCTGGTGTTTTCTTGATAGCTCATCAGATCTTTCATCTTTATTTTCTTTTTTGGTATTTTCTTCATCCCTAGGATCTTCTTTTTCTGATTTTGGATCTTCATTAACAGGTTTTTCTGGATCTTCCTTCTCAGTTTTTTCTGGTTTTGGATCTTCATGGCCTGGTTTTTCTGGGTCTTCCTTGCCAGGCTTTGCTGGTTTTGGATCTTCATTAACAGGTTTTTCTGGATCTTCCTTGCCAGGCTCTGCTGGATTTTCTGGATCTTTTGGATTTACTGGTGGGATTGGGCAGACATTTTTAGTTCCAACTTTTACAATCTTCTTAACTGGGTCTGTGATTACTTTTTCTTCCCTAGAAACTTCTTTGCTATTTTCAATAGTGATAGTAGTTTCTTTCTTACCTAGTTTTCCTTCTTGAACTGTTTCAGTCTTTCCAGCTTCCATTTCAGGATCTTCTATGATTTCAATTTCAAAAGGAAGGTCAGATTCAACTTTAACTTTTCCTTCAGTTTTAGAACCATATTCATATTCTGCATTTGTTGGTTCAGTTCTTTCTACCTTGGTTTCAAGCTTACCTGTTTCTTTGTTGAAGGTAGTTGTGACAGTAATTTTACCTGGAGTACCATCTTTTATTTTTTTGATTGTTCCAGCTTCAAGATTTGGATTATGTTTGTATTCTGTATCGTGTGGAATTTCTTCTTCCTTAACAACAGGCTTGATACCAACTTTTACAACTCTCTTAACTGGGTCTTTTGTTTCTTCCTTGGTTACAAGTTTGTTTTGGTCTTTGTCATAAGAAGTTGTGATGGTAACTTTTCCTTTTTCACCAGATGTTACTTCTTCTTCATTGCCCACTTCAACATTTTCATCATAGATGTATTCTGTTTCAAATGGTTTTTCAACTTCCTTAATAATTGGCTTGATACCAATCTTAATTACCTTATCTACAGGATCTTTAGTAGTCTTGAATTCACCTTCTTTAGTTTCGGTAACTTTGCCATCTTTGATTACAAGAGTATTGGTTCTTTCTTGCTCTCCTGGTGTTCCACCGGTTTCTTCACGTTGACCAGCTTCAAGATTTTCGTCATACTCATATCTAGTTTCGAATGGTAATTCTTTCTTTTCTTTGATTTCGTGAGTACCGTCATTTGTTCCTTCACCAACTAAGACAACTGCATTTTTAGCTTTTTTAGTTACTGTTGGTTCAGAAGTTTTTGTTACCTTAGAGTTTTCTATAGTAAGGGTTCTTTCTTGTTCACCCTTTTCACCCCTTAGCTCATTTCCTTCATCATCAGTAGCGTATTTCCATTCACCCTTCTTTAGGCTTGGGTCTTTTCTAACTTCTACTTCAAATGGGAGTTCTTCTGTGTAGGTGTGAGTACCTTTTGTACCAGATGCTATGAATTGGACTTCTGTCTCTCTTGTTCCAACTTCTGTGTCTCCTTCATAATAGTGGGCAGTTACTGGTACGTTTAATAGGGCCCCGTCGATTGATTTGCCATCTGTAGCGTTTGGTACAGTGGCAGTGACCTTACCTGTTTTTTCATCTATAGATACATTCCAAGTATTGCCCTTATCATCTGCGTAGGTATTAGATTTTAGACTGTACCTAGTTGGTCTTCTGTTGAATTCGTCAGTTTTATTTAAAATTACATCAGAAGATATCTCATCTCCCGCCTTGCCAGCCTTAGCATTGTAGCGGGCTGTCATGTTTGCTCTTTCTTTGATGACAAATTCTGCTGTAGTTTCTTCTGTTATATCCTTGTCTGGCTCATCTGGGTCTTGGTAGTGGGCGACTACTGGGACTTCGAGTTTTTCTCCACCATCAAATTTTGATGGGTTCTTTGGTTTTGCTGTTATCTGTCCAGTTGTTTCATTAATTGATACATCCCATTCATTTCCATGGTCGTCCTTAAACTCTGTTCCTTCTGGTATAGAATAGGATTTTGGACTTAGTTTCTTATCATTTTCTGGAACTGAAACTTGGGAGTTTTGTTCATCTGATGGGAATTCAACTTGGGCATGGTATTCTGGCTTATTATTATCTGAATCTTGGACTACGAAGTGGAACCAGTGGACGTCTTTTGATCCGTTTGTGTAGGTGTACTCAACTGGTAGGGCTATAAAGTCCCCAGCCTTAGCTGATGATGGAGCAGTTATGGTGAATTTTGATATGTCGTGAGGGTCTACATCTAGCTTCCACTTATCTTTTTCCGCCTTGCCTTCATTTTCCTTGTTGAGAAAGTCCATGTTTATCCTACCAGAAGCTTCTCCCCTGCCATCAGCTGCGTTCATTTCTTCAGCAGTCTTTTGATTTGGTTTTGGACTTTCTGGATTATACATTTCAACATTGAAAGCTTCGCCTGGTTTTACATTTGAATAAGTCCTCTCAGATGTATCGCCTTTTTTATCTTTGAAGGATTGGTCATAGTAGCGTGTATCGTCTAGGTTTAGCTTGAATCCACCAATTAGGTTGTAGTGGTCGTAGCGGTCGATGCCTTGCTTATCGATAACTACATCTTGGCCCTTGTGCTTAATAGTAGCAGATCCTGCACCTGTTTCTACATAAGTTCCTGTTTCACCATATTCATCTGGTGTTTCAGCTATTTTTCTAAATTCTTCAGTTTTTCTTGGGCGGGCAAAGAATTTGACATCTAAGTTTTGAAGAGCCTTGTAGTCATCTGTATTGAAGATTGAGTCTTCATTGATGATAGTCTTGCCGTTTTCGTCTTTTTTTAGGGCTCCTTCTGGCATCTTTACAAAGATATTGCCATTATCTCCTATATAGGCACTTGCTCCTGGGACAATTTTGCCTGTAATAGGGTTATAAACTTGGCCTACTAGCCTTTCCTTGGCACTGTCATCAATATTATCTACCTTAATCCCAGTATCGATGTCTTGGCCTTGGACAAAGTACTTAGATGTTGGATCATAATTATTTTTATTAAGTTTTAACTCTTCAAGTTTGTCATTTTCATTTGGCCATGGGTTGACCTTGTAGGTTATACCGAAGCTACCTTTAAAAAACTGATTTTTAGGATTATCTTGAGTGTAGTCATCCTTAAAACCAAAAGAAGTAGAGTCATTATCCTTATTATTAAGGTGCTTTAAGGTTTCTTCACTTGCGTCATAGTTAAGGTTCCTTTGCTTTCCAGCACCATCAATTATAGCATTTTCGTCTGGCTTGTAGGTTACATCAGGAGATTCAGGTGTTAACTTTTCACCCTGACCCATCATTGGCTTGTTTCCTTTATCAAGAGGTATAAGTCCAGAGTCTGTAACATAAATCTTAGTATAGGTTCTCTGACCAGTCTTCTTGTCTATGGTGATTTGATAACCATATTCAGTCTTACTTGGTGATGTTGCGGATGGATTTTTAAGTTCAAATTTAAAGCCGTCTTTTTCAACCTTTTCATTAGTTTTACCGAGCGCCTGATTTGTATCTCCCGGCTCTAGGTCAGTTGTCTTATAACGTTCAGATTCGCTATAGTCTTTGATTAGCTTCTCATCGCCAGCAGGTGTGTATGGGTTGATAGTTTCGACTTTTTCTACTTCTACTTCCTTATCACCCTTTTTTTCTTTGACTTTTCTTTTTACTGTGATGATGCCAGTATTTTTATCTACAGAAATTTGACCATCTGGATAGGATTTTTGGGCAGTTTGAGTAAGTTTTTCTACCTCCTCATCTGTGAGGGGTTTTTCTGCTACAGGATCTACATCTGTGACAGGGCCTTTATTTTGGCTAGGACTTGCTTTTTGAGCTTGGTTTTGTTTTTCTCCCGATACTTCTATAGTATTAGCATCTGTATTTGGCCCTTGATCATCTACAAGTCCTGTGTTTATACTTTCGGTTTGGTTTTGGGAAGACCTATCCCCTGTGTTTTCTTTTTCTGGCTGGTTTACACCTGGATTTTTTGGATCTGCTGTATTTGTGGATGGTTTTGCATCGGCCTTGTCTTGGTCAGATTTTTCCTTGCCAGCTGCATTTTCTCCTAGCTTTGCCTCTGTATTTTCTCCGCTAGATTTTTCTTGATTATTAGCAGCAGGACCTGTAGATTTTTGATCATCTAAATTTCCTACTTGGTCTATATTTCCTGTATGGTTATCGCTATTTGCATACTCTTGTTCACTCACGATAGGGCTTGTACTATCTTTGCTTTCATCAGCATGAGATAGTCCAGCTCCTCCAAGTACGAATGATACAGATAGGGCAAGTGCGACTAGATTCTGTTTCTTATTCATTTTTCCCCCTTTAAAAACTTCTATCTTACAATATATTTATCAGTATATATTCGATAATGATTTTAGCTAAATTTTTTCAGTTTTAATTCTATCTAACAGATTATACTGGAATTGCATAATAATTCAAAATAAAATTTCAAAAGCTCGATTTTTAGCCATTCCTCTTGGTGAATATATGCAAAAAAAGTGGTAAAACAAAATGTTAAACAATCATCATAGATTATTATGGGCTTAGATAGATAAATTCACTTCTAATAAATATCTATGTAAGATCACATGAAATATGCCCAAATAATTGGAATGTTTGTCATTTTGTTTTACCACTTATTTATGGTAGGGTTCTTTATTTATTATCCTATAGGCCCTATATATTTGCTCTATGAGGATGACTCTCATGAGCTGGTGGGGATAGGTCATTTTGCCAAAAGAAATTTGTAGGTTGGATCTTTTTTGGATATTTGCCCCTAGGCCATTTGATCCACCAATGACAAAGACTAGGTCCCTGCCAAAGCCATCTAGCATTTCCCCTTGGATCATTTTTGCAAAACCTATGGAGTCTAGGCTTTTGCCGTCTATTTCTAGGCTAACTACAAAGGCATCATCTTTGATTTTTGACAGAAGCCTATCTCCTTCTGTCTCTTTTATAGTTTTTATTTCTATTTCTGATAGAGTCTCTGGGGCCTTTTCGTCGGCTACTTCTATGATCTCTAGCTTGTTGTAGGCCTTCATCCTTTTTGTGTATTCGCCTATGGCAGCCCTATAAAAATCCTCTTTGATCTTGCCTACGGCAAGTATTTTTATAATCATCAGTTTTGGTCTTTGACATAGGATGAGTAGGAGTCAAAAATCTTTGAAAAGCCTGATGATTTGAGGACTTCCTTGACTACATCCTTGATTTCTGAGGTCTTGTGAATGTTATTATTGCCCGTATCATCAAAAAGTTTTTTGCTAACCTCTTTTAGGATCATGGCAAGGTCTGATGAGTTTAGTGGCATCTCTGACCTGTCGGCGGCATTGTTTATGGACCTGCCAATTTTTTCTTCGTTGTATTTTTCTAGTCTGCCAGATTTTTTGACTACATACCTGTCCTTGCCAGCAAGCATAGCCATAATCTGATCAACTGGCAAATTCTCTACCATTTTTTGTAGGTCTACGTCAGCTATCTCGTGTTTTTTTAAAAAATCCTCTACAAGGTCTAAAATTTTCTCTGTCATGATTTCTCCTTAAATTATTGTATGTTGTATATAATATATACCCGTTTTGGCGCTAGATTATCAAGATTAAGGGCAGAAATAAACAAAGTCCACCTATCCCTAGTCTCGTGCGTACCCCTCCCTTATCTCGAGCATACCTCTCCCTTATCTCAAGCGTAGTCGAGAGATCTCATGAACATAGGGCTTTCCCTATAACTTATCCACCAAGGTCATCCCAAGCATTTTCTACGTCATCCCTAACGTTACCCTACGTCATCCCGAACGCATGTGATGGATCCCATGAACATAGGAAATATTCCTATAATCTTATTTCTTTATTTACTATTTTTTTGATCATTACAATTTTTTTGGATATTAACATAATTCCTTCGTTCCAAGGGGAGACCCAAGGGGGCGGCAGATGCCCCCTCATCGGTCTCCCCTTATACCCCTCTACGTTTCACCCCCGTCTGCTCCTTAGGCGGAGTGCAGGATCAGTAGATTGCCTTTCGGCAATCCACTTATGGTAGGGGGATTCCTCTGTTTTTGTAGGATTTTTCTTTAAGTGATTTATAATCCCAAGCCCCTAAAAATCGCAAACTCGCTACGCTCAAACAGTGCGATTTTCTTAACGGGTCATGGAATTATAAATCTTGCTGATAATTTACATCTTGGTATAAAGAAAATCTTATTTTTTTATAAATTTTTAGAACTGATGTTCTGCTAGTCAAACGGTTTGCCAAAGGCAAACCTCCTTATCCCCCGAGAGGGGCCGCCTGGAGGGGGTAGCGTAAGGGGGCTAGGGGGAGCCGGTGGGGGAACATGCGGAACGTTCCCCTGGGCTCCCCCTGGAACGGAGTATTATATTAATAATCAAAAATAGTTATAAAAAGAAAAAAATTAAAGATTCAAATAATAGGGTCATAGGAATAAACCCTATTTCTAGATCGCCCCTTAGGTCTCCCCTTTAACAGCGGGATATGTAAATATGCAAAACAAATAAAAGATCAAGATATAATAAATACAAAAAAAAAAATTATAAGAGATATTTTATATTATCTTAAAAACTATTTTTATAAAGCAAAAAACACTCACAAGGAGTGTTTTTTTTGCTTTCTCGCTTCGCTGCGAGGTGGTCTGCACGGGTCCTCCCAAAGGCTGGCTTTTCTTTCTCTCTTCGCTGCGAACCGCTCCGCGGGGCTCCTCTATGCGCCGGAGGGGCGAGTCTAATACATAGGCATCTGTGGTGCGCCGCCCATGATTGGTTCTTCTTTTGGTATGTCTGCTACTGCTGTTTCTGTTGTTAGTATCATTCCAGCTACGCTTACTGCGTTTTGTAGGGCTGATCTTGTTACTTTTGTTGGTTCTACTATGCCTGCTTGGAACATGTTTACATATTTGTCGTTGTAGGCATCGTAGCCTGTTTCTTTGTCGGAGTTTTTGACTTTTTCTACTATTACAGATCCGTCTAGGCCTGCGTTTGCTACTATTTGTCTAAGTGGGGCTTCTAGGGCTCTTTCTATGATTAGGGCACCTGTTTTTTCATCGCCTATTAGGCTTTCTCTGAGTTCTTCTACTTTTTCTATAGCGCCTATTAGGACTACGCCGCCGCCTGCTACTATACCTTCTTCTACAGCTGCTCTTGTAGCTGATAGGGCATCTTCGATGCGGTATTTTTTCTCTTGCATTTCTGTTTCTGTAGCTGCTCCTACGTTGATAACTGCTACACCGCCTGCAAGTTTGGCTAGTCTTTCGTTTAATTTTTCTTTTTCGTATTCGCTTTCTTCGCAAGATACTTGGTGTCTTATTGTTTGAACTCTTTCTTCTAATATAGCCTTGTCGCCCTTGCCTTCTACTATGGTTGTGTTGTCTTTGTCGACTTTGACTTTTTTAGCTGATCCTAGCATGTCAATTGTAGCTTCTTTGAGGTCCATGCCCAAATCTTCGCTTACAACTTTTGCTCCTGTTAGTATTGCTATATCTTCTAGCATGGCTTTTCTTCTGTCGCCATAGCCTGGTGCTTTAACTGCTACTACATTGAATGTTCCCCTTAGTTTGTTAAGTATAAGGGTTGTAAGTGCTTCGCCTTCTACATCATCAGCTATGATCAAAAGTGGTCTTGCTTCTTGGACAATTTGTTCTAATAGTGGAAGGATTTCCTGGATATTTGCGATCTTTTTGTCTGTAATTAGGATATATGGATCGTCAAGCTCTGCTATCATCTTTTCATTGTCTGTTGCCATGTATGGTGATAGGTAGCCCTTGTCAAAGGCCATACCCTCTACTAGGTCTAGGTAGGTGTCTGTTGTTTTTGATTCTTCTACTGTGATGACCCCATCATTGCCGACTTTTTCCATAGCATCAGCTATAAGCTTGCCTATGTTTTCGTCTTGGGATGAGATTGTACCTACGTTTTCTATGGCTTGCTTGTCCTCAACATCTTTTGAGTTTGCCTTTATATAGTCAACTACTACATCTGTTGCCTTTTTTAGGCCCTTGTTTAGGACTATTGGATTTGCGCCTGCTGCTAGGTTTTTAAGGCCTTCTTTTATAATAGAATGAGCTAGGACTGTAGCTGTTGTTGTACCATCACCTGCTACGTCATTGGTTTTTGTGGCTACTTCTTTGACTAGCTGAGCGCCCATGTTTTCAAACCTATCTTCTAATTCTATATCACTTGCAATTGTCACACCGTCATTTGTGATGGTTGGTGCTCCATATGCCTTGTCTAAAACTACGTTTCTACCCTTTGGTCCAAGGGTAACCCTAACTGCATTTGCAAGTTTGTCTATGCCTCTTTCGAGACCCTCTCTAGCCTCTGCTCCAAATTTAATTTCTTTTGCCATATTTTCCTCCTAGTCTTCTACTACTGCCAAAATATCGTTGTATTTGACAACTATAAACTTTTCATCATCGAGTTTTACATCTGTGCCTGCGTATTGGGAATAAATCACCTTGTCGCCAACTTTGAGTGATCCCTTTTTCTTTTCATCATTTTCTATATCGCTAGAAATGGCTATGATCTCTGCGTATTGTGGTTTTTCTTGTGCGCTTTCTGGGAGAACTATCCCAGATGCTGTTGTTTTTTCTGCTTCAGCTTTTTTTATAACTACCCTATCACCGATTGGTTTTAAATTCATATCATTCTCCTTTTTTATATTTAGCAGTCGAGTGTATCGAGTGCTAATGCCTACTTATAATATACTAAGATGATTTTAATTTGCAAGATTTTTTTCAAAAATATGACAAAAACATTGTATTTACCATTTTTTATCATGGAGTATAATAAAATAAAGTTGTTTTAAAATCAAAGGAGATAATTATGATGCTAAATGACAAGGCAATCCTGCCTGAGGGCAAGGATTTAGCTTTTGAAATAAATAACAAGGCCAATGCAGCCATAAAAAAATACGGACGAGATTCCGTCATCAATGCTGCCTTGGGGACCCTTGCCGATGATAAGGGCAAGCTCATAGCCCTTGATTCTTTTTATAATAGACTAGAAAAAATGGATAGGTCCCTCATAGCCTCCTACGCTCCTATAGAAGGAGAGAAGGACTTTAGGGAGGCAGTCCTAGCTAGCCTTTTTGAAGACCACAGGCCAAAAGCCTATATGCGAGTCATCTCTACGCCGGGTGGTACAGGGGCTATCAGGTCAGGGATTTTTTCCTATGTGGGAGATGATGATTATGTCATCTGTCATGATTATTACTGGGCACCTTATGGGAAAATCTGCAAGGAATTTGGCAAAAATTTTAAAACCTACAATTTTTTTACAGATGATTTTAGCTTTGATATAAAAGCATACAAAGACTGCCTGGACTTTGCCCTAGAAGGTAGGGACAGGGTCCTATCCCTGATAAACTCCCCAGGCAACAACCCAACCGGCTATTCCCTATCTGATGATGAGTGGGACCAGGTTTTAGACCTTGCCAAAGAAAAGGCAAGAGCTGGCAAAAAAATAATCCTCCTTGTGGATGTAGCCTATATAGAGTACGCAGGAGACGGAGACCAAAAGAAATTTTTCGAGAAATTTTCTGACCTGCCAGAAAATATTTTTGTAATAATTGCCTACTCTATGAGCAAGTCCCACACAGCCTATGGTCTCAGGTCAGGAGCTGCTATAGGGATTTCTTCAAAAAAGGAAATAGTAGATGAGTTTGAAAAATCCATTGCCCATTCTGCTAGGTGCAACTGGTCAAATGGAGTCCACGCCCCACAGAATATCCTTGCCGACCTAGAAAAGGATGAAAACAAGGATGAGTACGAAAAGGAACTCATTTCCCTAAAAAATATGCTTAGGGACAGGGCTGATGTTTTTATAGACCAAGCCCAAAAACACAAAATTGATATGATCCCATATTTTGGTGGATTTTTTACCTTTATCCCTACTGATAGGGCCTTTGAGATTGCAGACAAACTAGAAAAAGAAAACATCTTTACAATCCCATCTAAAAAAGGTATCAGAGTGGCTATTTGTGCT
This window of the Anaerococcus mediterraneensis genome carries:
- a CDS encoding Cof-type HAD-IIB family hydrolase, with amino-acid sequence MTKLIAVDLDGTLLDKKANISKAHKDILTRAMKAGHKVAIITGRHFYGSSDVAKELGFDKYGGILSSSNGANVYDFGKKETIINHDIDQKLAREMIDFGTSLGFDFMIYEDGKIMAEKKDAYSMDFILAKNKVELFVDENLRENIDFGLNKIVFAADPEVMDKNFETFRDKFSDSINSIHSMPQFIDAMPKGIHKGKSLLEIADYFGIKREDTIAFGDEMNDDTMIEAAGTGVAMANANPEIKKIADEICPSNQEDGIAIFLENRLFGK
- a CDS encoding ATP cone domain-containing protein, whose amino-acid sequence is MTEKILDLVEDFLKKHEIADVDLQKMVENLPVDQIMAMLAGKDRYVVKKSGRLEKYNEEKIGRSINNAADRSEMPLNSSDLAMILKEVSKKLFDDTGNNNIHKTSEIKDVVKEVLKSSGFSKIFDSYSSYVKDQN
- a CDS encoding adhesin domain containing protein — protein: MNKKQNLVALALSVSFVLGGAGLSHADESKDSTSPIVSEQEYANSDNHTGNIDQVGNLDDQKSTGPAANNQEKSSGENTEAKLGENAAGKEKSDQDKADAKPSTNTADPKNPGVNQPEKENTGDRSSQNQTESINTGLVDDQGPNTDANTIEVSGEKQNQAQKASPSQNKGPVTDVDPVAEKPLTDEEVEKLTQTAQKSYPDGQISVDKNTGIITVKRKVKEKKGDKEVEVEKVETINPYTPAGDEKLIKDYSESERYKTTDLEPGDTNQALGKTNEKVEKDGFKFELKNPSATSPSKTEYGYQITIDKKTGQRTYTKIYVTDSGLIPLDKGNKPMMGQGEKLTPESPDVTYKPDENAIIDGAGKQRNLNYDASEETLKHLNNKDNDSTSFGFKDDYTQDNPKNQFFKGSFGITYKVNPWPNENDKLEELKLNKNNYDPTSKYFVQGQDIDTGIKVDNIDDSAKERLVGQVYNPITGKIVPGASAYIGDNGNIFVKMPEGALKKDENGKTIINEDSIFNTDDYKALQNLDVKFFARPRKTEEFRKIAETPDEYGETGTYVETGAGSATIKHKGQDVVIDKQGIDRYDHYNLIGGFKLNLDDTRYYDQSFKDKKGDTSERTYSNVKPGEAFNVEMYNPESPKPNQKTAEEMNAADGRGEASGRINMDFLNKENEGKAEKDKWKLDVDPHDISKFTITAPSSAKAGDFIALPVEYTYTNGSKDVHWFHFVVQDSDNNKPEYHAQVEFPSDEQNSQVSVPENDKKLSPKSYSIPEGTEFKDDHGNEWDVSINETTGQITAKPKNPSKFDGGEKLEVPVVAHYQDPDEPDKDITEETTAEFVIKERANMTARYNAKAGKAGDEISSDVILNKTDEFNRRPTRYSLKSNTYADDKGNTWNVSIDEKTGKVTATVPNATDGKSIDGALLNVPVTAHYYEGDTEVGTRETEVQFIASGTKGTHTYTEELPFEVEVRKDPSLKKGEWKYATDDEGNELRGEKGEQERTLTIENSKVTKTSEPTVTKKAKNAVVLVGEGTNDGTHEIKEKKELPFETRYEYDENLEAGQREETGGTPGEQERTNTLVIKDGKVTETKEGEFKTTKDPVDKVIKIGIKPIIKEVEKPFETEYIYDENVEVGNEEEVTSGEKGKVTITTSYDKDQNKLVTKEETKDPVKRVVKVGIKPVVKEEEIPHDTEYKHNPNLEAGTIKKIKDGTPGKITVTTTFNKETGKLETKVERTEPTNAEYEYGSKTEGKVKVESDLPFEIEIIEDPEMEAGKTETVQEGKLGKKETTITIENSKEVSREEKVITDPVKKIVKVGTKNVCPIPPVNPKDPENPAEPGKEDPEKPVNEDPKPAKPGKEDPEKPGHEDPKPEKTEKEDPEKPVNEDPKSEKEDPRDEENTKKENKDERSDELSRKHQDSGDSDDLSKKKSSNPKTGIGSVTPVITAMGISIAGLLGTKKKKKED
- a CDS encoding type II toxin-antitoxin system RelE/ParE family toxin, yielding MSSVYRFEYHKRVLKQLKKMDKSVQKLIISYIEKNLLYCDDPRKLGKALVGDKRGYWRYRIGPYRLICLIEDDKLLILALELGHRREVYK
- the rlmH gene encoding 23S rRNA (pseudouridine(1915)-N(3))-methyltransferase RlmH: MIIKILAVGKIKEDFYRAAIGEYTKRMKAYNKLEIIEVADEKAPETLSEIEIKTIKETEGDRLLSKIKDDAFVVSLEIDGKSLDSIGFAKMIQGEMLDGFGRDLVFVIGGSNGLGANIQKRSNLQISFGKMTYPHQLMRVILIEQIYRAYRIINKEPYHK
- the relB gene encoding type II toxin-antitoxin system RelB family antitoxin is translated as MDSVVKTIRFSKEEARIISEYADFAQESFSKVVKDAILDKLEDEYDLKVADAAYEEYMNNPETYSHKEVLDELGL